The Diadema setosum chromosome 1, eeDiaSeto1, whole genome shotgun sequence genome has a window encoding:
- the LOC140229336 gene encoding uncharacterized protein, whose amino-acid sequence MLRTLDEARHDSARHLVSSNAAYDYEDGDFDSRSDTQVSALKRKMFPEQALSAEELQELVKRDFLQSVTEVAAEETAESENCRKEAEGDKGKEPSGS is encoded by the coding sequence ATGCTGCGTACCCTAGATGAGGCCCGCCATGACTCTGCCAGGCATCTCGTCTCCTCCAACGCTGCGTACGACTACGAGGATGGCGACTTTGATTCCAGAAGTGACACCCAAGTGAGTGCTTTGAAGAGGAAAATGTTCCCCGAACAAGCCCTGTCTGCCGAAGAACTCCAGGAGCTGGTGAAAAGGGACTTTTTGCAGTCAGTAACAGAAGTAGCTGCCGAGGAGACGGCAGAGTCAGAGAACTGCAGGAAGGAGGCAGAAGGGGACAAAGGGAAGGAACCATCAGGAAGCTGA